Proteins encoded in a region of the Tripterygium wilfordii isolate XIE 37 chromosome 21, ASM1340144v1, whole genome shotgun sequence genome:
- the LOC119988381 gene encoding vacuolar protein sorting-associated protein 60.2-like — protein sequence MKRMFGVKKDKEPPPSINDASDRISKRGETVDEKIKKLDAELSRYKEQIKKTRPGPAQEAVKARAMRVLKQKRMYEGQRDMLYNQTFNLDQVAFAAEGIKDAQQTMSALKSANKELKGMMKMVKIQDIDNLQDEMVDLMDVSNEIQETLGRSYNVPDDIDEDELIGELDALEADMGFETDANGMPSYLQPDKEPDLDAELNLPPAPTGNAAVPAGRSNTQVEEELGLPAVPWASLRG from the exons atgaagagaatgTTTGGAGTTAAGAAAGATAAGGAACCTCCTCCTTCGATCAATGACGCCTCCGATAGG ATTAGCAAAAGAGGTGAAACAGTTGATGAGAAGATCAAGAAACTAGATGCTGAACTCAGTAGATACAaggaacaaattaaaaaaacaagacCTGGCCCTGCTCAAGAGGCTGTTAAAGCTCGAGCCATGAGGGTTCTTAAGCAAAAGCGAAT GTATGAAGGACAACGTGACATGCTCTATAATCAGACTTTCAACCTTGATCAAGTTGCTTTCGCTGCCGAGGGAATAAAAGATGCTCAACAAACT ATGTCGGCTTTGAAATCTGCAAACAAGGAGTTGAAAGGAATGATGAAAATGGTGAAGATCCAAGACATAGAT AACTTGCAAGATGAAATGGTGGACCTGATGGATGTGAGTAATGAAATCCAAGAGACCCTCGGTAGAAGTTATAATGTGCCTGATGACATTGATGAGGATGAACTCATTGGTG AACTTGATGCCCTGGAAGCTGACATGGGGTTTGAAACGGATGCTAATGGGATGCCCTCTTATCTCCAACCTGATAaggaacccgacctagatgcgGAGCTCAACTTGCCTCCAGCGCCCACTGGAAATGCAGCGGTGCCAGCTGGCAGATCTAATACTCAG GTTGAAGAGGAGCTGGGTTTACCAGCAGTGCCTT
- the LOC119988250 gene encoding uncharacterized protein LOC119988250: MYIYVHHYLANNRVEGLIICTGYALMISVVDSPSNLEDGERWLPSSLINALDSPNPKLPYTTNYYDNMLHSPSQLYQINHTAAAAVPSFLNVSSNVQILDASFPIMPNGGGSRVPYAGHHHYASWNFGPPALSLLPLHHEGIERRRAMDFFGKCEGTGVFLPRRARFVKEVGESAAESTGTGAFFNHDVEVPGRKKRRNKKNHQRKFLNKDEKKAEESPSPSSELEICLPEEWTY, translated from the exons atgtatatatatgttcatcacTATCTAGCAAATAACAGAGTGGAAGGTTTGATTATTTGTACTGGTTATGCCTTGATGATATCTGTTGTGGACTCTCCTTCCAACCTAGAGGATGGAGAGCGTTGGCTACCTTCTTCCCTCATCAATGCACTTGATTCTCCAAACCCTAAGCTTCCATACACCACCAACTACTATGATAACATGCTTCATTCTCCTTCTCAGCTGTATCAAATCAACCatactgctgctgctgctgttccATCTTTTCTTAATGTTTCCTCAAATGTTCAG ATTTTGGATGCTTCATTTCCTATCATGCCAAATGGAGGTGGCAGTCGAGTTCCATATGCTGGACATCATCATTATGCGTCGTGGAACTTTGGCCCCCCAGCTTTATCCTTATTACCTCTTCACCATGAA GGTATCGAGAGAAGAAGAGCAATGGATTTCTTTGGCAAATGTGAAGGAACTGGCGTTTTCCTTCCTCGACGTGCCCGATTCGTCAAAGAAGTTGGAGAATCCGCTGCTGAGAGTACTGGGACTGGAGCTTTCTTTAATCATGATGTTGAGGTTCCTGGTCGAAAGAAAAGGAGGA aTAAAAAGAATCATCAAAGGAAGTTTCTCAACAAAGATGAAAAGAAAGCAGAAGAGTCTCCAAGTCCATCATCTGAGCTTGAGATATGCTTACCAGAGGAGTGGACATACTAA
- the LOC119989287 gene encoding uricase-2, with protein sequence MASSLDGLKLEQRHGKARVRVARVWRSKEAGRHYIVEWSVSISLLSDCLPAYVAGDNSDIVATDTMKNTVYAKAKECTEQLSVEDFAILLAKHFTSFYKQVTSAIVNIVEKPWERVHIDGQPHEHGFKLGSEKHTVEAIVKKSGGLELTSGIEGLSVLKTTKSGFEGFIRDKYTALPETRERILATEVTASWRYSYDYVSSIPKKPLYFMEQYMDVKKVLANTFFGPPTSGVYSPSVQSTLYDMARAVLSRFPDISAIRLKMPNLHFLPVNLSSKDNVIVKFDDDVYLPTDEPHGSIEATLCRFWAKM encoded by the exons ATGGCGAGCTCACTGGACGGATTGAAGTTGGAGCAGAGACACGGCAAGGCCAGGGTGAGAGTTGCTAGGGTTTGGAGGTCCAAAGAAGCTGGTCGACACTACATAGTCGAATGGAGCGTTTCCATCAGCCTCCTCTCCGACTGCCTCCCCGCCTACGTCGCCGGTGACAACTCCGATATCGTCGCCACTGATACAATGAAGAATACG GTGTATGCAAAAGCAAAGGAATGTACAGAGCAGCTTTCAGTGGAAGACTTCGCCATTTTGCTTGCTAAGCACTTTACATCATTTTATAAGCAG GTCACTTCTGCAATAGTGAACATAGTAGAGAAACCATGGGAGCGAGTGCACATTGATGGGCAACCGCATGAACATG GTTTTAAACTTGGATCTGAGAAGCATACAGTGGAGGCAATTGTAAAGAAGTCTGGTGGTTTAGAGCTGACTTCTGGCATTGAAGGATTGTCTGTACTGAAAACAACCAAG TCGGGTTTTGAAGGGTTTATAAGGGACAAATACACAGCTCTGCCTGAAACACGAGAGAGAATCCTGGCGACAGAGGTCACTGCATCATGGAG GTACTCTTATGATTATGTCTCTAGCATTCCGAAGAAGCCACTTTATTTCATGGAGCAATATATGGATGTGAAAAAGGTTTTAGCCAACACTTTCTTCGGTCCTCCTACGAGTGGAGTCTACAGTCCATCTGTTCAGAGCACTCTTTATGATATGGCAAGGGCTGTGCTTAGCAG GTTTCCTGACATATCAGCTATCCGACTGAAAATGCCGAATCTCCACTTCTTGCCGGTTAATCTGTCAAGCAAAGACAATGTTATAGTGAAG TTTGACGATGATGTATATCTACCAACTGATGAACCTCATGGATCGATTGAAGCAACCCTGTGCCGCTTCTGGGCGAAGATGTAG
- the LOC119989288 gene encoding nudix hydrolase 26, chloroplastic-like encodes MALCRPGVCNPAFRRSRLRAYSKPTSSFPNYPSTSSKFADLPFLRQKPLRVALFSGAVFPSSASSSSMEAPPEGYRRNVGICLINPSKKIFAASRLDIPDAWQMPQGGIDEGEDPKAAAIRELKEETGISSAEVIAELPYWLTYDFPPEVREKLRHQWGSDWKGQAQKWFLLKFTGNEEEINLLGDGTEKPEFGKWSWMSPEQIVEHAVDFKKPVYKEVLAGFAPHLQ; translated from the exons ATGGCTTTATGCCGACCCGGTGTCTGTAATCCCGCATTCCGTCGCTCTCGTCTCCGGGCATATTCGAAACCCACCTCATCATTCCCAAATTACCCTTCCACCTCGTCCAAATTCGCAGACCTGCCATTCCTGCGACAGAAGCCTCTCCGCGTAGCGTTGTTCTCCGGCGCAGTATTTCCTTCATCGGCGTCATCATCGTCCATGGAAGCTCCTCCAGAAGGTTATCGCAGGAATGTTGGAATCTGTCTCATCAATCCTTCCAAGAAG ATTTTTGCTGCTTCGAGGCTGGATATACCAGATGCTTGGCAGATGCCGCAG GGGGGCATTGATGAGGGTGAAGACCCAAAAGCTGCAGCCATACGGGAACTAAAAGAAGAGACAGGAATTAGCTCAGCAGAAGTTATTGCAGAG TTGCCTTATTGGTTGACATATGACTTTCCACCCGAGGTTCGAGAGAAACTTAGGCATCAATGGGGATCTGACTGGAAAGGTCAAGCACAGAAGTG GTTTCTTCTTAAATTCACTGGgaatgaagaagaaattaatCTTTTGGGTGATGGAACTGAGAAACCCGAGTTTGGCAAGTGGTCATGGATGTCACCAGAACAAATAGTTGAGCAT GCTGTGGATTTTAAGAAGCCTGTTTACAAGGAAGTTCTGGCTGGTTTTGCTCCCCATCTTCAATAA